A genomic window from Halogeometricum borinquense DSM 11551 includes:
- a CDS encoding winged helix-turn-helix transcriptional regulator, which yields MTDTRIQIRTYVDSHPGIHFNGLVRSLDLAPGQVQHHVRRLIDSDRLVREEFYGRTHYYPPGLTEWERATVALYHRETARNILTTLLDAEEARPASLAEDLGVARSTLEWHVGHLEEEGIVRKERDIRNRVTLVLERPAATAALLARLDSETVGTAGRDVEHSTGAETPVDAD from the coding sequence ATGACCGACACACGAATTCAGATTCGAACGTACGTCGACTCGCATCCGGGTATTCACTTCAACGGACTCGTCCGTTCGTTGGATCTTGCGCCCGGTCAGGTACAGCATCACGTCCGCCGTCTCATCGATTCTGATCGACTCGTCCGCGAGGAGTTCTACGGCCGGACGCACTACTACCCGCCCGGACTCACCGAATGGGAACGTGCGACTGTTGCCCTCTACCACCGCGAGACGGCGCGAAACATCCTCACAACTCTCCTCGACGCCGAGGAGGCACGACCTGCCTCGCTCGCTGAAGATCTCGGCGTCGCGCGGAGTACGCTCGAATGGCACGTCGGCCACTTAGAGGAAGAGGGAATCGTGCGAAAGGAACGCGACATCAGAAATCGCGTGACGCTGGTTCTCGAACGCCCGGCGGCGACGGCGGCGTTGCTCGCGCGTCTCGACTCCGAGACTGTCGGAACGGCTGGACGCGACGTGGAACACTCCACCGGGGCGGAGACGCCTGTGGACGCGGACTGA
- a CDS encoding amidohydrolase, translating into MNALCIIGGRVLRPDCSVENADVVIDTDTGRIHDIGEDIAADYDAAETLDADGCLVMPGLVNAHTHVAMTLLRGYADDKPLDSWLREDIWPAEAELEPEDVRAGTELGLIEMIRSGTTTFADMYFEVPEIAAAVEASGMRARLGHGIVTVAKDDAEAATDIEEGLRVAREFDGAADGRIHTAFMPHSLTTVDEKFLRESVATARENEIPLHFHANETTDEVDPIVEERDQRPLAYADELGMVSEEDFLAHGVHVDAAEIELLAERGTGVIHCPASNMKLASGIAPVQQMLDAGVTVGIGTDGAASNNDLDMFDELRDAAMLGKLGADDASAVPAEAAITAATAGSADAIGLPGGRIEEGGVADIAVVDLDAPHLAPAHDVVSHLAYAVRGSDVRHTICDGQILMRDREVLTLDEEEVVETACERAMALVERAE; encoded by the coding sequence ATGAACGCACTCTGTATTATCGGTGGGCGAGTTCTCCGCCCAGACTGTTCTGTCGAGAACGCCGACGTAGTCATCGATACCGACACGGGTCGCATTCACGACATTGGAGAGGACATTGCGGCCGACTACGACGCCGCAGAGACACTCGACGCTGACGGCTGTCTGGTCATGCCGGGTCTCGTCAACGCCCATACGCACGTTGCCATGACGCTTCTCCGCGGGTATGCCGACGACAAACCGCTCGATTCGTGGCTTCGAGAGGACATCTGGCCCGCAGAAGCCGAACTCGAACCCGAAGACGTGCGTGCCGGGACCGAACTCGGTCTCATCGAGATGATTCGATCCGGGACGACGACGTTTGCTGATATGTACTTCGAGGTGCCCGAGATAGCCGCCGCCGTCGAAGCGTCGGGAATGCGCGCCCGTCTCGGTCACGGGATCGTCACCGTCGCCAAAGACGATGCGGAGGCTGCCACTGACATCGAGGAGGGCCTCCGCGTCGCCCGCGAGTTCGACGGCGCGGCCGACGGCCGGATTCACACCGCGTTCATGCCGCACTCGCTGACGACCGTTGACGAGAAGTTCCTCCGCGAATCCGTGGCGACGGCCCGCGAGAACGAGATTCCCCTGCACTTCCACGCCAACGAGACGACGGATGAGGTCGATCCCATCGTTGAGGAGCGCGACCAGCGGCCGCTCGCGTACGCAGACGAGCTTGGAATGGTCAGCGAGGAAGACTTCCTCGCACACGGCGTCCACGTCGATGCAGCGGAGATCGAACTGCTGGCCGAACGCGGGACCGGTGTGATTCACTGCCCGGCCTCGAACATGAAACTCGCCTCGGGCATCGCACCCGTCCAGCAGATGCTCGACGCGGGCGTTACCGTCGGCATCGGAACCGACGGGGCCGCCTCGAACAACGACCTCGACATGTTCGACGAACTGCGCGACGCTGCGATGCTGGGCAAACTCGGCGCAGACGACGCCTCCGCTGTTCCTGCTGAAGCGGCGATCACGGCCGCAACGGCCGGCAGTGCGGACGCGATCGGTCTTCCCGGCGGGCGCATCGAAGAAGGCGGCGTCGCCGACATTGCCGTCGTTGACCTCGATGCACCACACCTCGCGCCCGCACACGACGTGGTGAGCCATCTCGCCTACGCCGTCCGCGGGTCGGACGTGCGCCACACCATCTGCGACGGACAGATCCTGATGCGTGACCGCGAAGTACTAACGCTAGACGAGGAGGAAGTCGTGGAGACGGCGTGTGAACGGGCGATGGCGCTGGTCGAGCGGGCGGAATAG